A genomic stretch from Halichoerus grypus chromosome 7, mHalGry1.hap1.1, whole genome shotgun sequence includes:
- the LOC118539244 gene encoding mitochondrial amidoxime reducing component 2-like gives MGAAGSSALGSLGLPAPRLPAPSRPAWLGAAALGLAAVALGTVAWRRARSRRRRRLQQVGTVAQLWIYPVKSCKGVPVSAAECTALGLRCGHLRDRFWLVIKEDGHMVTARQEPRLVLVSITCEGDRLILRAPGMDQLALPSKLPFSNKLCDCRLFGMDIKGRDCGDQAAQWFTSFLKTDAFRLVQFEKHMKGRPSREIFSTSVPNYQVAYPDCCPIMILSEASLADLNTRLEKKVKMDQFRPNIVVTGCDAFEEDTWDELLIGNAEMKKVLSCSRCILTTVDPDTGVIDRKEPLETLKSYRLCDPSEEAIYKSSPLFGIYYSVEKMGSLKVGDPVYRLVQ, from the exons ATGGGCGCCGCCGGCTCGTCGGCTCTGGGCAGCCTCGGCCTCCCCGCGCCGCGCCTCCCCGCGCCGTCCCGGCCCGCCTGGCTCGGGGCGGCCGCGCTGGGACTGGCCGCCGTGGCGCTGGGGACGGTGGCCTGGCGCCGCGCGCGCTCCAGGCGGCGCCGGCGGCTGCAGCAGGTGGGCACCGTGGCGCAGCTCTGGATCTACCCGGTCAAGTCGTGCAAGGGGGTGCCGGTGAGCGCGGCGGAGTGCACGGCCTTGGGGCTGCGCTGCGGCCACCTGCGGGACAG GTTTTGGCTGGTGATTAAGGAAGATGGACACATGGTCACTGCCCGGCAGGAGCCTCGCCTGGTGCTGGTGTCCATCACCTGTGAGGGAGACCGCCTGATCCTCAGGGCTCCGGGCATGGACCAGCTGGCTTTGCCAAGCAAGCTGCCTTTCTCAAACAAGCTCTGTGATTGCAG GCTCTTTGGTATGGACatcaagggcagggactgtggcGACCAGGCAGCTCAGTGGTTCACCAGCTTCTTGAAAACAGACGCTTTCAGGCTGGTTCAGTTTGAGAAGCACATGAAGGGAAGACCATCGAGGGAAATTTTCTCTACTTCAGTACCGAATTACCAG GTGGCCTACCCAGACTGCTGCCCAATCATGATCCTCTCGGAAGCCTCCCTGGCGGATCTGAATACCAGGCtggagaagaaagtgaaaatggACCAGTTCAGACCCAATATCGTGGTGACAGGCTGCGATGCTTTCGAGGAG GATACTTGGGATGAACTCCTAATTGGCAACGCAGAAATGAAAAAGGTTTTGTCTTGCTCCAG GTGCATTTTGACCACTGTAGACCCAGATACTGGAGTGATAGACAGGAAGGAGCCACTGGAAACCCTGAAGAG CTACCGCCTGTGTGATCCTTCCGAGGAGGCAATATACAAGTCGTCCCCACTTTTTGGGATCTATTATTCAGTGGAGAAGATGGGCAGCCTGAAAGTTGGTGACCCGGTGTATCGGCTGGTTCAGTGA